The Methanomassiliicoccales archaeon genome has a segment encoding these proteins:
- a CDS encoding type IV pilin N-terminal domain-containing protein — protein sequence MKGLQKGHNAVSEIIGNLLVLAITVTMFSGVLVFVMNMPPPQDRTISDFNAQTGVSGTSLYVNITHEEGQPLSDSSTNIYVFKNDVSSTLNISSSTSSIGQDWNIGEVWSYIVPGYDSSVAVRIMIVDKTTNSIVWQTTLAGTTTDQNTPPIIAERGLMPSPVYDQDLVHFFVTIPVKSTSVKNAWVDASSLGLAGNIALTDPDHDGTFTSIDPYTASYSNWNGRTIIFSVNDNSDNNVIGQFIVTVSQNPSGPGGSMVNGANNTY from the coding sequence TTGAAAGGCCTCCAGAAAGGCCATAACGCCGTCTCTGAGATCATCGGGAACCTGCTCGTCCTGGCCATAACGGTCACCATGTTCTCGGGCGTCCTGGTCTTCGTAATGAACATGCCTCCGCCACAGGACCGGACGATAAGCGATTTCAATGCTCAGACCGGTGTCTCCGGCACAAGCCTATATGTCAATATAACCCACGAGGAAGGACAGCCATTGAGCGATTCATCAACTAACATCTACGTTTTCAAGAATGACGTGTCATCGACGCTAAACATATCATCAAGTACGTCCAGCATAGGCCAAGACTGGAATATCGGAGAGGTATGGTCCTACATTGTGCCAGGCTACGATAGCAGCGTGGCAGTGCGCATCATGATCGTGGACAAGACGACCAACAGCATCGTATGGCAGACAACATTGGCCGGAACCACTACCGATCAAAACACTCCACCCATCATTGCCGAGAGGGGTCTTATGCCGTCCCCGGTCTACGATCAAGACCTGGTGCATTTCTTCGTCACGATCCCGGTCAAAAGCACCAGCGTCAAGAACGCGTGGGTCGACGCCTCCTCGCTTGGTCTGGCGGGCAATATCGCACTGACAGACCCAGACCATGATGGGACGTTTACGAGCATCGATCCTTACACGGCTTCTTATAGCAACTGGAATGGCCGGACGATCATATTCTCCGTGAATGACAATTCGGACAACAATGTGATCGGTCAGTTCATCGTCACCGTATCCCAGAACCCGTCCGGGCCGGGAGGGAGCATGGTGAACGGCGCGAACAACACATACTAA